Proteins encoded in a region of the Anopheles ziemanni chromosome 2, idAnoZiCoDA_A2_x.2, whole genome shotgun sequence genome:
- the LOC131293345 gene encoding craniofacial development protein 2-like, with the protein MYRTGALKQLDDELAKLNMDLVALQEIRWLGSGVQNRRGSSYDIYYSCHDRHHMLGTGFAVGQRAKSAVIDFKAINDRLCYLRMRGKFHNISLINVHAPTEDKDEEEKDLFYGRLAKLYESCPRYDVKIILGDFNAKVGRESMYRQYIGTHSLHEHSNENGSRLVQFAAASNLVIGSTKFARRDIHKTTWVSPDGATSNQIDHVLINRRHQSSLLNENVVATPDLAGTTKSVDL; encoded by the exons ATGTATAGAACCGGAGCCTTGAAACAATTGGACGATGAACTAGCCAAGCTAAACATGGACCTCGTCGCACTACAAGAGATACGCTGGCTAGGCAGTGGTGTGCAGAATAGGCGTGGCAGTAGCTACGACATCTACTATAGCTGCCACGACCGCCACCACATGCTCGGCACGGGCTTCGCCGTAGGTCAACGTGCGAAGTCCGCAGTCATTGATTTCAAGGCTATAAACGATAGGCTATGCTACCTGCGCATGCGAGGCAAATTTCATAATATAAGCCTCATTAACGTTCATGCCCCTACCGAAGACAAAGATGAAGAGGAGAAGGACCTGTTTTACGGCCGCCTCGCGAAACTCTATGAAAGCTGCCCCAGGTATGACGTCAAAATCATCCTGGGGGATTTCAATGCTAAAGTCGGTAGGGAGTCGATGTACCGCCAGTACATCGGAACCCACAGTCTACACGAGCACAGCAATGAAAACGGTAGTAGATTGGTCCAGTTCGCAGCAGCGAGCAATCTGGTCATCGGAAGTACCAAGTTTGCGCGACGGGACATTCACAAAACCACGTGGGTGTCCCCGGATGGAGCCACTTCCAACcagatcgaccacgtgttgaTTAACCGCCGCCATCAATCGAGTCTGTTAAAC GAGAACGTCGTGGCAACACCAGATCTGGCTGGTACGACGAAGAGTGTAGACTTGTGA
- the LOC131293344 gene encoding zinc finger protein 84-like, with protein MRKLEETRVRYGPTRQFYQAIAGHRSTFTPKVTCCRSKDGDLVSNQPEVLSRWAQYFDELLNDQFNEQLEAPPADEIMLQPPSIEETRKAIRRLKNNKSPGTDGITAELIKNGGANLENEIHRLISEIWDSESMPCDWNLGIIYPIYKKGDKLDCSNYRGITVLNTAYKIFSLVLQERLDPYAEEIANLLDPAHSQLVRCDPLVLSNILHYCNSYHELILKIVSILDAFVPKEIAGDGGCHLSVSHDEESRTIAIQYGDITEEDLENVEEPLDSEYASKGDAFDDEECEECQALFNDIESLNSHHVTHRMKRTAKPAEFDSLLQGKFSPAGIRARKCEFCDIVMDCKVNVYSRHCLEVHNRSPYACPLCNTPFHLQSHMREHLKTEHSQEEVDLFIKQNLWREFAVHDGEQMAECRFCYLIIYSRVASRASHAERHRLEVRRSCARCGGKHFEVFCSHPKETFEAKYQRRHCAHCDRWISKKNFKEHLVTHTKERSFPCTMCKKVFKVRRTATRHIQSHVNASNRKRKCYDCPTVLEDETEIPEHYRQVHPSLEPYRCPICSTGFNQKAKLEDHSHTHSDDERRTASIKCPVHSYHVGNARVFECTLCRRVFTTKRATVAHWIVHTDRPCVCTRCSLSFRAESLLDTHMVDVHKVKKNVAIHS; from the exons ATGCGAAAACTCGAGGAAACCAGAGTGCGTTACGGACCCACAAGACAGTTTTACCAAGCGATAGCAGGCCACCGAAGCACCTTTACTCCGAAGGTGACCTGCTGTCGCAGCAAGGATGGAGATCTGGTCAGCAACCAGCCAGAGGTCCTCTCGCGGTGGGCTCAGTACTTCGATGAATTACTAAATGATCAGTTTAACGAGCAGCTGGAGGCTCCACCAGCAGATGAAATCATGCTTCAGCCACCTAGCATTGAAGAAACACGAAAGGCTATCCGTCGCCTCAAGAACAACAAGTCGCCTGGCACGGACGGAATAACAGCCGAACTGATCAAAAACGGAGGCGCAAATCTAGAGAACGAAATTCATCGACTGATATCTGAGATATGGGATAGCGAATCGATGCCTTGTGATTGGAATCTTGGTATCATCTACCCCATATACAAAAAGGGAGATAAGTTAGACTGCAGTAACTACAGGGGTATTACGGTGTTGAATACCGCCTACAAAATATTCTCCCTCGTTCTTCAAGAACGACTTGACCCATACGCTGAAGAGATA GCAAACCTTCTCGACCCAGCGCATTCCCAGCTGGTTCGATGCGACCCGCTAGTGCTCAGCAATATCCTACACTATTGCAACAGCTACCatgaattgattttaaaaatcgtATCTATTCTGGATGCATTTGTTCCGAAAGAGATTGCAGGAGATGGAGGATGTCATCTGAGCGTTTCGCACGACGAAGAAAGTCGCACCATTGCCATACAGTACGGAGACATCACAGAAGAAGATCTGGAGAATGTAGAGGAGCCGTTAGATTCGGAATATGCTTCCAAAGGCGACGCGTTCGATGATGAAGAGTGCGAAGAA TGTCAGGCTCTTTTTAACGACATTGAATCACTTAATTCCCATCACGTTACGCATCGGATGAAAAGGACGGCAAAGCCCGCCGAATTCGACAGTTTGCTACAAGGAAAATTCAGCCCAGCTGGGATTCGCGCACGAAAGTGTGAATTCTGTGACATTGTTATGGACTGCAAGGTGAACGTGTACAGCCGGCACTGCCTGGAAGTACACAATCGCTCTCCGTACGCCTGCCCTTTATGCAACACACCTTTTCATCTACAATCGCATATGCGAGAACACCTGAAAACGGAACACTCGCAGGAAGAAGTGGACCTTTTCATCAAACAAAACCTCTGGCGTGAGTTCGCGGTACACGATGGGGAGCAGATGGCTGAGTGCCGATTTTGCTACCTTATCATCTACTCACGTGTTGCATCACGTGCCAGTCATGCGGAACGGCACCGATTAGAAGTTCGGAGATCCTGTGCACGATGCGGGGGGAAacattttgaagttttttgtaGTCATCCTAAGGAGACGTTCGAGGCGAAGTATCAAAGGCGACACTGTGCCCACTGTGACCGATGGATATCgaaaaagaatttcaaagagCACCTGGTGACGCACACCAAGGAACGTAGCTTCCCATGCACGATGTGCAAGAAGGTCTTTAAGGTAAGGCGTACCGCAACGCGCCACATTCAGAGTCACGTCAACGCGAGCAACCGCAAGCGGAAGTGCTATGACTGTCCGACCGTCTTGGAGGACGAAACAGAGATTCCAGAGCACTATCGGCAGGTGCATCCGTCGCTCGAACCGTACCGATGTCCAATCTGTTCCACCGGATTCAACCAGAAAGCAAAACTGGAGGATCACTCCCACACGCACTCGGACGACGAACGGCGAACGGCGTCGATCAAGTGTCCGGTGCATTCGTATCATGTCGGTAATGCGCGCGTCTTTGAGTGTACCCTTTGCCGGCGTGTTTTCACCACGAAGCGAGCTACGGTGGCGCATTGGATCGTGCACACCGATCGGCCCTGCGTTTGCACGAGGTGCAGTTTGTCGTTCCGTGCGGAATCCTTGCTCGACACACACATGGTGGACGTTCATAAAGTTAAGAAAAATGTTGCGATTCATAGTTAA